From one Enterococcus sp. DIV2402 genomic stretch:
- a CDS encoding BglG family transcription antiterminator, with the protein MKKLTFREIKLLNILLTQEFVSAEELMQASNISLRTLHAEISFINDALAKQSPDIQIINQRGKGYALDYPMEQINWIEKLNRHCKNYLNVSLNKRFSENLRIAFICREFFATREYTKIEDIALAMNVSVATVNKDMRAVRHFLKFYGLSLQSMPYYGMIIEGQEQAIRSCMIDLLDIYSYSEAPLFFEMSLEQYGLRKEEVLKVMAQARSVLAATNYPLTDSGFRRVIKYLLIFPLREGLQSTLSEKESQLIRQLPTYALAQQLLPLTIPQEIEIFALFLFNNSEVSQWTDETVKLLLPEVSAMHQRIMQRIYQQYGLQLTAYPDFSNYLLQFFYQFQLRKTYHFTELEVLRSTQHVVKKFSSSVALASTIYCELPQWQEADFYDRLFFDFVMHLYNLACRLKNEYELTRIIIINEGGKIANETLMNKLKQYSQYNVHYHYHYFYELENLDFKNYDFVFLSEAYHYDTSKIPIPTLTFDFFLSHNFVSLLWSRVFVSKRKFGSVINYLVHPQIIELTGTFSEIVLQISDYLWRLPNYHPDMPQETFQKFIEMVINTADYSHPSVNKLLNLFATEAMEDRYFIFRFAEPVFVRGKKISSLQFVFLDISKGLLEIKNGDSQFRRYVQQ; encoded by the coding sequence ATGAAAAAACTCACATTTAGAGAAATTAAGCTTTTAAATATCTTATTAACACAAGAGTTTGTTTCAGCAGAAGAATTGATGCAAGCATCAAATATATCATTGCGAACCTTACACGCAGAAATTAGTTTTATTAACGATGCTCTCGCTAAGCAATCACCTGATATTCAAATTATTAATCAGCGTGGAAAAGGATATGCTTTAGATTATCCAATGGAGCAAATTAATTGGATTGAAAAGCTCAATCGTCATTGCAAAAACTATTTAAATGTTTCTTTGAATAAACGTTTTAGTGAAAACCTTCGAATCGCATTTATTTGTCGCGAATTTTTTGCTACAAGAGAATATACTAAAATTGAAGATATTGCTCTAGCAATGAACGTGAGTGTTGCTACGGTAAATAAAGATATGCGTGCCGTTCGTCATTTTTTAAAATTTTATGGTCTATCTCTACAATCGATGCCTTATTATGGCATGATTATCGAAGGTCAAGAGCAAGCAATTCGTTCATGTATGATTGATTTATTAGATATTTATAGTTATTCAGAAGCGCCATTGTTTTTTGAGATGAGTTTGGAGCAATATGGATTACGTAAAGAAGAAGTATTAAAGGTCATGGCACAAGCAAGAAGTGTTTTGGCAGCAACTAATTATCCATTAACAGATAGTGGTTTTCGGCGTGTAATCAAATATTTACTGATATTTCCATTACGTGAAGGGTTGCAATCCACCCTTTCTGAAAAAGAAAGCCAACTGATTCGCCAATTACCAACATACGCTCTTGCTCAACAGCTTTTACCGCTAACCATACCACAAGAAATTGAGATATTTGCCTTGTTTCTTTTTAACAATAGTGAAGTTAGTCAATGGACAGATGAAACAGTCAAATTACTTTTACCAGAAGTTTCAGCGATGCATCAACGTATTATGCAACGAATTTATCAGCAATACGGCTTACAGTTGACAGCTTATCCAGATTTCTCCAATTATTTATTACAGTTTTTTTACCAATTTCAATTGCGTAAAACATATCATTTTACAGAACTAGAAGTCTTAAGGTCAACACAGCATGTTGTTAAAAAATTTTCTTCTTCTGTTGCATTGGCAAGTACTATTTACTGTGAGCTACCTCAATGGCAAGAAGCGGATTTTTATGACCGTTTATTTTTCGACTTTGTTATGCACTTGTACAATTTGGCTTGTCGTTTAAAAAATGAATATGAACTAACTCGTATTATTATCATTAATGAGGGCGGAAAAATTGCTAACGAAACCTTAATGAATAAATTAAAACAATACAGTCAATACAATGTACACTATCACTATCATTATTTTTATGAATTAGAAAACCTAGATTTTAAAAACTATGATTTTGTTTTTTTATCAGAGGCTTACCACTATGATACTTCTAAAATTCCCATTCCCACTTTGACTTTTGACTTTTTCTTAAGCCATAATTTTGTTAGTTTGTTATGGTCACGTGTTTTTGTTTCAAAACGAAAATTTGGTTCAGTAATTAATTATCTCGTTCATCCACAAATTATTGAATTAACAGGTACGTTTTCAGAGATCGTTTTACAAATTAGTGATTATTTATGGCGACTTCCCAACTATCATCCTGATATGCCACAAGAAACATTTCAAAAATTTATTGAGATGGTAATTAACACAGCTGATTATAGCCATCCATCAGTTAATAAATTACTGAATTTATTTGCGACAGAAGCCATGGAAGATCGCTATTTTATTTTTCGTTTTGCCGAACCTGTCTTCGTTCGTGGGAAAAAAATTAGTAGCTTACAATTTGTTTTTCTAGATATATCCAAGGGTCTATTAGAAATCAAAAATGGGGATTCTCAATTTCGCAGATATGTACAGCAATGA
- a CDS encoding TetR/AcrR family transcriptional regulator → MPKETFQNLSVEKKAHIEQILLENFYNRHVSQVKVSEIVEAMQMSRGAFYKYFQDLEDAYTYLIHKCSISVHNAILSSIQQHAQDFFLGIEQFLIHCSELDRNSDYWKKLQLLTQNNELQAMKRAQMSPNSPMVKQWLTLLSANHFVMNSLEEALSFLYFIMALVMNALTDCVVNNWSTEELVIDFRFRKDWLLQGVTK, encoded by the coding sequence ATGCCAAAAGAAACCTTCCAAAATTTGTCTGTTGAAAAAAAGGCGCATATCGAACAAATTCTCTTGGAAAATTTTTATAATCGCCATGTCAGTCAAGTAAAAGTCTCTGAAATTGTTGAAGCCATGCAAATGTCACGAGGGGCTTTTTATAAATATTTTCAAGATTTAGAAGATGCGTATACGTATCTTATTCATAAATGTTCTATAAGTGTTCATAACGCCATTCTCTCGTCGATTCAACAACATGCGCAAGATTTTTTCTTAGGAATTGAACAATTTCTCATTCATTGTAGCGAACTTGATCGTAATAGTGACTATTGGAAAAAATTACAACTATTAACCCAAAATAACGAATTACAAGCAATGAAGCGTGCTCAGATGTCTCCAAATTCTCCAATGGTTAAGCAATGGTTAACGCTACTTTCTGCGAATCATTTTGTGATGAATTCATTAGAAGAAGCCCTAAGTTTTTTATATTTCATTATGGCTTTAGTGATGAACGCCTTGACTGATTGTGTTGTTAATAACTGGTCAACCGAAGAACTAGTTATTGATTTTCGCTTTAGAAAAGACTGGTTATTGCAAGGAGTTACCAAATAA
- a CDS encoding ABC transporter ATP-binding protein, whose product MKDILVMKNIVKRFGTGHTEVTALKEINFTVKQGEFVSIIGPSGSGKSTFLTISGGLQTATSGDILINGHAFSNLNEKKRADLRFKEIGFILQSSNLVPFLKVHEQFTLVKKVAKRKEDNTRLDSLLRSLDIYDLKEKYPRDLSGGERQRVAIARALFNEPSLILADEPTASLDTEHAYDVVNLLIKEAHEKQKATIMVTHDERMIQHSDRIFHMQDGQLVEQPFQQ is encoded by the coding sequence ATGAAAGATATTTTAGTTATGAAAAATATTGTTAAGAGATTCGGTACCGGACATACTGAGGTGACCGCCCTAAAAGAAATTAATTTTACCGTCAAACAAGGGGAGTTCGTCAGTATTATTGGGCCTTCTGGTTCAGGAAAAAGCACTTTTTTAACAATTTCTGGTGGATTACAGACCGCAACTTCTGGAGACATTTTGATTAATGGACACGCCTTTTCAAATTTAAATGAAAAAAAACGTGCGGATTTACGCTTTAAAGAAATTGGATTTATTTTACAAAGTTCAAATCTCGTTCCTTTTTTAAAAGTTCATGAACAGTTTACTCTAGTAAAAAAAGTCGCTAAGCGAAAAGAAGATAATACACGCTTGGATTCCTTGCTTCGTTCATTGGATATTTATGATTTAAAAGAGAAATACCCACGTGATTTATCCGGTGGAGAACGACAACGAGTTGCCATCGCGCGTGCCTTGTTCAACGAACCAAGTTTGATTTTAGCAGATGAACCTACAGCGAGTTTAGATACTGAACATGCCTATGATGTCGTCAATTTATTGATTAAAGAAGCGCATGAAAAACAAAAAGCGACTATCATGGTCACGCATGATGAACGTATGATTCAACATAGTGACCGCATTTTTCATATGCAGGATGGACAATTAGTAGAACAGCCTTTCCAACAGTGA
- a CDS encoding ABC transporter permease — translation MFLAIKEMRYAKLRYGLIIGMMLLIAYVVFMLSGLARGLAEEFKKGVEDWQAQEIILSEEANKTLTASQLTMDDFDQITAKQKAPVGIYNGAIKGAEQNVTVFGTAEKAFLLPTLIKGTRFKQNNEIIIPENLAKDGYHLGDTIKIGNYPEALTIVGITSENYYTVTPVIYTNLETWTQLKFGDQPLNNQPINAVVTKEKAQLPSTNEKMTSLTTPELIENIPGYSAQNLTLDAMIYFLFVVATAVVGIFMYVITLQKTAIFGVMKAQGIRNSFLANSLIAQAFIVGVIGVGLAIFLAFGTSLVLPDAMPFAIIWSQWGLYSGLLISVAIIGGLFSIRTVTKVDPITAIGG, via the coding sequence ATGTTTTTAGCAATCAAAGAAATGCGTTACGCTAAATTGCGTTATGGACTAATTATTGGCATGATGCTTTTAATTGCTTATGTCGTCTTTATGCTCTCTGGCTTAGCGCGAGGATTAGCAGAAGAATTTAAAAAAGGAGTGGAAGATTGGCAAGCCCAAGAAATCATTTTATCCGAAGAAGCCAATAAAACACTCACGGCTTCCCAACTGACCATGGATGATTTTGATCAAATTACAGCTAAACAAAAAGCACCAGTTGGTATCTATAATGGTGCCATCAAAGGAGCTGAACAAAATGTTACTGTTTTTGGTACAGCAGAAAAAGCTTTTTTACTCCCTACTCTTATCAAAGGGACAAGATTCAAACAGAACAATGAGATTATCATTCCTGAAAATTTAGCAAAAGATGGCTATCATCTTGGTGATACCATCAAAATTGGTAATTATCCAGAAGCGTTAACCATCGTTGGCATTACTTCAGAAAATTATTACACAGTGACGCCTGTTATCTATACGAATCTTGAAACGTGGACGCAACTCAAATTTGGAGATCAGCCCTTGAATAACCAACCCATTAATGCTGTGGTAACCAAAGAAAAGGCGCAACTTCCGTCTACAAATGAAAAGATGACATCCTTAACAACGCCTGAACTAATTGAAAATATTCCAGGATATTCTGCTCAAAATCTTACCTTGGATGCGATGATTTATTTCTTATTTGTGGTTGCAACCGCAGTGGTGGGAATTTTCATGTACGTAATTACGTTACAAAAAACTGCCATTTTCGGTGTGATGAAAGCTCAAGGGATTCGTAATAGCTTTCTTGCAAATTCCTTAATCGCACAAGCTTTTATCGTAGGGGTAATCGGAGTTGGATTAGCCATTTTCTTGGCATTTGGTACCAGTTTAGTATTACCAGATGCGATGCCTTTTGCCATTATTTGGTCACAGTGGGGCTTATACAGTGGGCTATTGATTAGTGTCGCAATAATTGGCGGGTTATTTTCTATACGAACAGTTACCAAAGTCGATCCCATTACAGCAATAGGAGGATAA
- a CDS encoding GNAT family N-acetyltransferase: protein MHIRPIQEKDNAAIAKIIRENLEYYHLDIPGTAYFDPELDQLSQFYSLPNAIYWVLVENEQVLGGVGVAPFKEHVAELQKLYLSHTVKGKGYGQQLMTQALEFAKAHYQGIYLETFSTMDKAIHLYEKNHFEKLTAPLGSSGHDTMDCWYLKQF, encoded by the coding sequence ATGCATATTCGCCCCATACAAGAAAAAGACAATGCTGCCATTGCTAAAATTATCCGTGAAAATTTAGAATATTACCACTTAGATATTCCTGGAACAGCTTATTTTGATCCTGAGCTAGATCAGTTATCTCAGTTCTATTCGCTACCAAATGCCATTTATTGGGTTCTCGTAGAAAATGAGCAAGTGCTTGGAGGTGTCGGCGTTGCTCCATTTAAAGAGCATGTGGCAGAATTACAAAAACTCTATCTCAGTCATACAGTCAAAGGCAAAGGCTACGGACAACAGTTGATGACTCAAGCTCTTGAATTTGCCAAAGCCCACTATCAAGGAATCTATTTAGAAACATTTTCCACAATGGACAAAGCCATCCACCTATATGAAAAAAATCATTTTGAAAAACTCACCGCACCGTTAGGGTCAAGCGGACACGACACGATGGATTGTTGGTATTTGAAACAATTTTAA
- a CDS encoding MFS transporter, with the protein MSKYQRKVLVSTSAGIALENMDIMFLAFSLSSIISTFGISGTQAGLIATITNLGMLVGGIFFGLMADKYGRVKVFSQTVILFSVASLLMYFASNIYLVYLFRFIAGIGAGGEYGACMSLISETFPKKHLGKATSMAGIGGQVGAMLAAILASLIIPTFGWEMLYVIGVLPVIMVLFIRRDLKEPEAFEETKASGRNTSLWSLFANPKTAWQTIGLTAMVTVQIAGYFGLMNWLPSIMQTRLGLSVSGSSLWMVSTILGMSVGMLTFGTIMDKIGARRSYVIFLICSALSVYLLVLARNQWTLITAAVIVGYFINGMYGGYGAIISRLYPTAIRATANNFIMNLGRAVGGFSSIVIGFLMDNYDLQAVVLFLSLIYLVSLTVLMTIPGIKALNEQV; encoded by the coding sequence ATGTCTAAGTATCAACGAAAAGTTTTAGTTTCTACTTCTGCTGGAATCGCATTAGAAAACATGGATATCATGTTTCTGGCTTTTTCACTTTCCTCTATCATTTCGACCTTTGGGATTTCAGGTACGCAAGCAGGTTTAATTGCAACAATCACCAATTTAGGAATGTTAGTTGGTGGGATTTTTTTTGGTTTAATGGCGGATAAATATGGTCGGGTCAAAGTTTTCTCACAAACAGTTATTTTATTTTCAGTGGCATCATTATTAATGTATTTTGCATCAAATATTTATTTAGTCTATTTATTCCGCTTTATCGCTGGGATTGGTGCAGGTGGTGAATATGGCGCATGTATGTCATTAATTTCCGAAACATTCCCTAAGAAACATTTAGGAAAAGCAACGTCAATGGCTGGTATTGGTGGACAAGTTGGAGCTATGTTAGCTGCTATTTTAGCTTCATTGATTATTCCGACATTTGGTTGGGAAATGCTTTATGTAATTGGTGTGTTACCAGTCATTATGGTCTTGTTTATTCGTCGGGACTTGAAAGAACCCGAAGCGTTTGAAGAAACAAAAGCAAGCGGTCGTAACACGAGTTTATGGTCATTGTTTGCTAATCCTAAAACAGCATGGCAAACGATTGGTTTAACTGCAATGGTTACTGTCCAAATTGCGGGTTACTTTGGTCTGATGAACTGGTTACCGTCAATTATGCAAACGCGTTTGGGCTTGTCGGTTTCAGGTTCTTCTTTATGGATGGTTAGTACTATTTTAGGGATGTCAGTAGGAATGTTAACCTTTGGAACAATCATGGATAAAATTGGTGCCAGACGTTCATACGTAATCTTTTTAATTTGTTCCGCACTTTCAGTTTATTTATTAGTATTAGCTAGAAATCAGTGGACGTTAATTACCGCAGCAGTTATAGTTGGTTATTTTATTAATGGAATGTATGGTGGTTATGGCGCAATTATTAGTCGATTATACCCAACAGCCATTCGAGCAACAGCAAATAATTTCATTATGAACTTAGGACGAGCTGTCGGTGGTTTTTCGTCAATTGTTATTGGCTTTTTAATGGATAATTATGATTTACAAGCAGTTGTTTTATTCTTATCGTTGATTTACTTAGTTAGTTTGACAGTATTAATGACAATTCCGGGGATTAAAGCTTTAAATGAACAAGTGTAA
- a CDS encoding DUF554 domain-containing protein, whose protein sequence is MLNGVLVNSAAIILGGCLGAVLRNISEEMKDTVTKGIGLGVVALGIQMAIQTKSFTMVIISLCIGAMIGEFFGIEKGMNRLGLFLEKKFARSNSNFAEGFVTASLIFVIGSMGIVGSIESGVSGNHATLYTKAVMDGFLSIMLTASLGVGVLFSSIPILLYQGAIVLAASVLVRLIPPELMTELMGEISAIGGIMILGIGMNILKISYIRVSNFLPGILIMVLLMCVQYFY, encoded by the coding sequence ATGTTAAATGGGGTACTCGTCAATAGTGCAGCAATTATTTTAGGTGGTTGCTTAGGTGCGGTGTTGCGAAATATTAGTGAAGAAATGAAAGATACGGTTACAAAAGGAATTGGTTTAGGGGTCGTTGCGTTGGGAATCCAGATGGCTATTCAAACCAAATCTTTTACAATGGTCATTATTAGTTTGTGTATTGGTGCAATGATTGGTGAATTTTTTGGAATTGAAAAGGGTATGAATCGCTTGGGTCTATTTTTAGAAAAGAAATTTGCGCGTTCTAATAGTAATTTTGCTGAAGGCTTTGTGACGGCATCGCTTATTTTTGTGATTGGTTCCATGGGGATTGTCGGTTCGATTGAAAGTGGTGTTTCTGGAAATCATGCAACACTGTACACAAAAGCAGTCATGGATGGCTTTTTATCCATTATGTTGACAGCCTCTTTAGGTGTTGGTGTGTTATTTTCTTCGATTCCTATTCTTTTATATCAAGGGGCTATTGTTTTAGCGGCAAGCGTATTAGTCCGCTTGATTCCTCCTGAACTGATGACCGAATTAATGGGTGAAATTAGTGCCATTGGTGGTATTATGATTTTGGGGATTGGAATGAATATTTTGAAAATCAGCTACATTCGAGTGTCGAATTTTTTACCAGGAATTCTCATAATGGTGTTGTTGATGTGTGTCCAGTATTTCTATTAA
- a CDS encoding TspO/MBR family protein — translation MKWLIWLLSVIGIELTGFISSYFAGDIQTVYQELQKPPLSPAGGVFGIMWTILYAMIGTALFLLITSKVNKGKQTAIVLFIIQQVLNFSWSIIFFGGGHYWLASVVIVALILLIVACIKVFYRIQPFASYLFVPYLLWCIFAGYLCIGIAILN, via the coding sequence ATGAAATGGCTTATTTGGTTACTGAGTGTGATTGGAATTGAGTTAACGGGTTTTATTTCTAGTTATTTTGCGGGGGATATTCAAACGGTCTACCAAGAGTTGCAAAAGCCACCCTTGTCTCCAGCAGGCGGTGTCTTTGGAATTATGTGGACGATTCTTTATGCGATGATTGGGACAGCCTTGTTTCTATTAATTACGTCAAAAGTTAATAAAGGCAAACAAACAGCAATTGTGTTATTTATTATTCAACAAGTTTTAAATTTCTCATGGAGTATTATTTTCTTTGGTGGCGGTCACTATTGGCTTGCGAGTGTCGTGATTGTTGCGCTGATTCTCTTAATTGTAGCGTGCATCAAAGTTTTTTATCGGATTCAGCCTTTCGCAAGTTATTTATTTGTTCCGTATCTCTTATGGTGTATCTTTGCAGGCTATTTATGTATTGGCATTGCTATTTTAAATTAA